In the Geobacter sp. FeAm09 genome, one interval contains:
- a CDS encoding sigma-54-dependent Fis family transcriptional regulator: protein MKLEDLDLRELLSFDPEGGAINLLGERALLFNAFALGQLRKELIDTVGEFAARGILTRFGYANGWRTAMNIQQNMPETWRELKGFAGAKFHSLTGMNRVVHNVRRDGGGSEPLIESTWSDCYEAEQHLLHIGRAEGPVCWAEAAFASGYVSYVEGREVYFIEDACCGKGDAVCHVTARYREDWGAQIEPYLAYYRADSGPALLKELSDKLHRTETRLKKRQRQLAFLEADDEASRLVAARSETMRTTVEIARRAARVDSSVLVTGESGVGKECMARFIHDQSTRATRPFVAVNCGALTETLLESELFGHAKGSFTGADRDRAGLFEAAAGGTLFLDEIGEVSPAMQVKLLRALQEREVRRVGENKSRPVNVRIVAATNRNLAGEIAAGRFRQDLYYRLRVIELQVPPLRERHEDILPLARFFLNRHAHHAPRAITGFTPAAAGHLLRYGWPGNVRELQNAVEYAVAMCQESRIDAGDLPCELQVLSLKPVLDKECIRPLEEIERDYILGVLHVVGDNKAQAAAELNIGPATLYRKLKEYGIRDAADSPARLVRSAGSGT from the coding sequence ATGAAGCTTGAAGATTTGGACTTGCGGGAACTGCTCTCCTTCGATCCCGAGGGTGGGGCCATCAACCTGTTGGGGGAGCGGGCGCTCTTGTTCAACGCCTTCGCCCTGGGGCAACTGCGCAAGGAGTTGATCGACACCGTGGGTGAGTTCGCCGCGCGCGGCATCCTCACCCGCTTCGGCTATGCCAACGGCTGGCGCACGGCCATGAACATCCAGCAGAACATGCCGGAGACCTGGCGGGAGCTGAAGGGGTTCGCCGGAGCCAAGTTCCACTCCCTGACCGGCATGAACCGGGTCGTGCACAACGTGCGCCGCGACGGGGGCGGCTCCGAACCGTTGATCGAATCCACCTGGAGCGACTGCTACGAGGCGGAGCAGCACCTGCTGCACATCGGCCGGGCCGAAGGACCGGTCTGCTGGGCCGAGGCGGCCTTTGCCAGCGGCTATGTATCCTATGTGGAAGGGCGCGAGGTGTACTTCATCGAGGATGCGTGCTGCGGCAAGGGGGACGCCGTCTGCCATGTGACGGCGCGCTACCGGGAGGATTGGGGGGCGCAGATCGAACCGTACCTGGCCTATTACCGGGCCGACTCCGGCCCGGCGCTGCTGAAGGAGTTGAGCGACAAGCTGCACCGCACGGAGACCAGGCTGAAGAAACGGCAACGGCAGCTGGCCTTCCTGGAGGCGGACGATGAAGCCTCCCGGCTCGTTGCGGCCCGCAGCGAGACCATGCGCACCACGGTGGAGATCGCCCGGCGGGCCGCCCGGGTGGATTCCTCGGTGCTGGTGACCGGCGAGAGCGGCGTGGGCAAGGAGTGCATGGCCCGCTTCATCCACGACCAGTCAACCCGCGCCACCCGCCCCTTCGTGGCCGTCAACTGCGGCGCCCTCACCGAGACCCTCCTGGAGAGCGAACTGTTCGGCCATGCCAAGGGCTCCTTCACCGGCGCGGACCGGGACCGGGCCGGGCTGTTCGAGGCGGCCGCCGGGGGGACCCTGTTCCTGGACGAGATCGGCGAAGTGTCGCCGGCCATGCAGGTCAAGCTGCTGCGCGCCCTGCAGGAGCGCGAGGTGCGGCGTGTGGGCGAAAACAAATCCCGCCCCGTCAACGTGCGGATCGTGGCGGCCACCAACCGCAACCTGGCGGGCGAGATCGCCGCCGGCCGCTTCCGCCAGGACCTGTACTACCGCCTGCGGGTGATCGAACTGCAGGTCCCCCCGCTGCGGGAGCGCCACGAGGACATCCTCCCCCTGGCCCGCTTCTTCCTCAACCGGCACGCGCACCACGCCCCCCGCGCCATCACCGGCTTTACGCCGGCCGCCGCCGGCCACCTCCTCCGCTACGGCTGGCCGGGCAACGTGCGGGAGTTGCAGAACGCCGTGGAGTACGCCGTGGCCATGTGCCAGGAGAGCCGGATCGACGCCGGCGATCTGCCGTGCGAGCTGCAGGTCCTGTCGCTTAAGCCGGTGCTGGACAAGGAGTGCATCCGCCCCCTGGAGGAGATCGAGCGGGACTATATTCTGGGCGTCCTGCACGTGGTGGGGGACAACAAGGCCCAGGCCGCGGCCGAGCTGAACATCGGTCCGGCCACGCTCTACCGGAAGCTCAAGGAGTACGGCATCAGGGATGCCGCCGACTCTCCGGCGCGGCTCGTGCGCAGCGCCGGCTCCGGCACATGA
- a CDS encoding DUF2845 domain-containing protein, with protein MKRIVAILAVAASLAGGQAFADNFRCPNGKIVSTGDSISLVSTKCDPPAGTFRREEPVTAQFDRGDGRTGTTTVYIEVQEWTYTQGSTLLHTLIFRNGILAEVRTGGFVQ; from the coding sequence ATGAAAAGGATTGTTGCCATACTCGCCGTTGCCGCCTCCCTTGCCGGGGGACAGGCGTTCGCCGACAACTTTCGCTGCCCCAACGGCAAGATCGTCTCCACGGGCGACAGCATCTCCCTCGTTTCAACCAAATGCGACCCGCCTGCCGGCACGTTCAGGCGCGAGGAGCCGGTGACGGCGCAATTCGACCGGGGGGACGGCAGGACCGGGACCACCACCGTCTACATCGAGGTGCAGGAGTGGACCTACACCCAGGGCTCCACCCTGCTGCACACGCTGATCTTCCGCAACGGCATCCTCGCGGAGGTGCGCACCGGCGGGTTTGTTCAGTAA
- a CDS encoding Os1348 family NHLP clan protein, whose translation MSQEGVERFLGRLLTDRRLLQLGLRSLAEACRETGFDLSEGELAAIRREDLLRMKSLAERLDSRIQRYRCPVGEG comes from the coding sequence ATGTCGCAGGAGGGGGTTGAGCGGTTTCTGGGCCGGCTGCTGACCGACCGGCGGCTTTTGCAGCTCGGGCTGCGTTCGCTGGCCGAGGCGTGTCGCGAGACCGGGTTCGATCTGAGCGAGGGGGAACTGGCGGCGATCAGGCGGGAGGATCTCCTGCGGATGAAGTCGCTGGCCGAGCGGCTTGACAGCAGGATACAGCGGTACCGGTGCCCCGTGGGAGAGGGGTGA
- a CDS encoding GAF domain-containing protein produces the protein MSRPRYRLRLLVPGIVFTVTLLLIAFLTLDRIRDGRREILRSQTEAAHTQMNQLQDILSDSLMRGEHGQAAQRLSYAALSPQVTALALVDSGNRVLIASRQEWVNGDAAAIPHYDKSLAGTAVSLQRGTLYAATPGHFHGYYPVTLGMRAGEIRPQQTGTLFVAYDFSGQLDSLRSGAYRSAAKLGAILFCFALILSFLLHILITKPIDRLLRTVREIAGGNLNARAMAPGADEIGRLAQAFDEMADELARNQERLHEQNVQLEEEVAERQAAQEALQEQAFLLEEEIGERQVAQEALQEQAFLLEEEIVEHRQAEDKLRIVFDAAQAGIVMLDAGGVIIFANRCASQLYGFGEEEMAGSRYSGHVHPDERPISDELRDKLVRGEIDAISEKRHYLKKGGGDFWGFLNAKRHVGDDGSLLAIIIVITDITELRNAQVQMGLNFQRLESLVRILQYRCDSVQGFLDYALEEALGLTASGAGFIFVYDEARREFVHTVWSREALKACGAAPGQQMPSAPDQAGLWGEALRRRQPVIVNRYADPSPLKKGGPEGHFPLERFLSVPVCGDQETVAVVGVANKAGEYDQTDVLHLSVLMDSAWKICRQMKSDQEREALQKKFNQAQKMEAVGRLAGGVAHDINNKLSIIMGYADLLRMQPARLGEEQIHYLEEMQKAANHSCEIVRQLLAFSRSDVISPRKVNINAVIADARKGLGRLIGEDIRFEFRPAEGIWPALLDPTQIDQIIMNLAVNARDAMPDGGLFSIETGNASLDEAACEGIAQALPGDYVRLSVGDTGCGMDGETLAHIFEPFFTTKEVGKGTGLGLATIFGIVSRNRGFITVSSTVGFGTTFNIFFPRMAREGAGPEPGEHEHRVTPGSGTILLVEDEEALCALTARMLGTLGYRVVATGSPEEAIALCAGGAPGGIDLILTDIIMPGMNGKEMCDRIRELRPDTPTLFMSGYTADIICARGIPEGELPYLQKPFNLQKLSHMVRAAMG, from the coding sequence ATGTCCCGCCCCCGCTACCGTCTGCGCCTCCTGGTCCCGGGCATCGTCTTCACCGTAACCCTCCTGCTGATCGCCTTTCTCACCCTCGACCGGATACGGGACGGGAGGCGGGAAATCCTCCGCTCCCAGACCGAGGCCGCCCACACCCAGATGAACCAGCTCCAGGACATCCTCTCGGACAGCCTGATGCGGGGCGAGCACGGCCAGGCGGCCCAGCGGCTCTCCTATGCCGCCCTCTCCCCCCAGGTGACCGCCCTGGCCCTCGTGGATTCCGGCAACCGGGTCCTCATCGCCAGCCGCCAGGAGTGGGTGAATGGGGACGCCGCCGCCATCCCCCATTACGACAAAAGCCTGGCCGGCACCGCCGTTTCGCTCCAGCGGGGCACGCTCTACGCCGCCACCCCCGGCCATTTCCACGGCTACTACCCCGTGACCCTCGGCATGCGGGCCGGCGAGATCAGGCCGCAGCAGACCGGCACCCTGTTCGTGGCCTACGACTTTTCCGGTCAGCTCGACAGCCTCCGCTCCGGGGCGTACCGGAGCGCCGCCAAACTGGGCGCGATCCTGTTCTGTTTTGCCCTGATCCTGTCGTTTCTCCTGCATATCCTCATCACCAAGCCCATCGACCGGCTCCTGAGAACGGTGCGGGAGATCGCCGGCGGCAACCTGAACGCCCGCGCCATGGCCCCCGGGGCGGACGAGATCGGCCGCCTGGCCCAGGCCTTCGACGAGATGGCCGATGAACTGGCCCGCAACCAGGAGCGCCTCCACGAGCAGAACGTCCAGTTGGAGGAAGAGGTGGCCGAACGGCAGGCGGCCCAGGAGGCGTTGCAGGAGCAGGCCTTCCTGCTGGAAGAGGAGATCGGGGAACGGCAGGTGGCCCAGGAGGCGCTGCAGGAGCAGGCGTTCCTGTTGGAGGAGGAGATCGTCGAGCACCGGCAGGCGGAAGACAAGCTGCGCATCGTCTTCGACGCGGCCCAGGCCGGCATCGTCATGCTCGACGCCGGCGGCGTCATCATCTTTGCCAACCGCTGCGCCAGCCAACTGTATGGTTTCGGAGAAGAGGAGATGGCAGGCTCGCGCTACAGCGGCCATGTGCACCCGGACGAGCGCCCGATTTCCGACGAACTGCGCGACAAGCTGGTGCGGGGCGAGATCGACGCCATTTCGGAAAAGCGTCACTACCTGAAAAAAGGAGGCGGCGACTTCTGGGGCTTTCTGAACGCCAAACGGCACGTGGGGGACGACGGCAGTCTCCTGGCCATCATCATCGTGATCACCGACATCACGGAGCTCCGCAACGCCCAGGTCCAGATGGGCCTCAACTTCCAGCGCCTGGAGAGCCTGGTGAGGATTCTCCAGTACCGTTGCGACTCGGTCCAGGGCTTTTTGGACTATGCCTTGGAGGAGGCCCTGGGGCTCACCGCCAGCGGGGCCGGCTTCATCTTCGTCTACGACGAGGCCCGGCGCGAATTCGTCCACACGGTGTGGTCCCGGGAGGCGCTGAAGGCATGCGGCGCCGCCCCGGGGCAGCAGATGCCCTCGGCGCCCGATCAGGCCGGCCTGTGGGGCGAGGCGCTGCGCCGGCGGCAGCCGGTCATAGTGAACCGCTACGCCGATCCGAGCCCGCTGAAAAAAGGGGGCCCGGAAGGGCACTTTCCCCTGGAGCGGTTTCTCTCGGTGCCGGTCTGCGGCGACCAGGAGACCGTGGCGGTGGTGGGCGTCGCCAACAAGGCCGGGGAGTATGACCAAACGGACGTGCTGCACCTGAGCGTGCTCATGGATTCCGCCTGGAAGATCTGCCGGCAGATGAAGAGCGACCAGGAGCGGGAGGCGCTCCAGAAGAAATTCAACCAGGCCCAGAAGATGGAGGCGGTGGGCAGGCTCGCCGGGGGGGTCGCCCACGACATCAACAACAAGCTCTCCATCATCATGGGCTACGCCGACCTGCTGAGGATGCAGCCGGCCCGCCTGGGCGAAGAGCAGATCCACTACCTGGAGGAGATGCAGAAGGCGGCCAACCACTCCTGCGAGATCGTCCGCCAGCTTCTGGCCTTCTCCCGCAGCGACGTGATCTCGCCGCGCAAGGTCAACATCAACGCCGTCATCGCCGACGCCCGCAAGGGGCTGGGACGACTCATCGGCGAAGACATCAGGTTCGAATTCAGGCCGGCGGAGGGCATCTGGCCGGCCCTGCTCGACCCGACCCAGATCGACCAGATCATCATGAACCTGGCGGTCAACGCCCGGGACGCCATGCCCGACGGCGGCCTGTTCAGCATCGAGACCGGCAACGCCTCCCTGGACGAGGCCGCCTGCGAGGGGATCGCCCAGGCCCTGCCGGGCGACTACGTGCGGCTGTCGGTGGGGGACACCGGCTGCGGCATGGACGGGGAGACCCTTGCGCACATCTTCGAGCCCTTCTTCACCACCAAGGAGGTGGGCAAGGGGACCGGGCTCGGGCTGGCCACCATCTTCGGCATCGTCTCCCGGAACCGGGGGTTCATCACCGTGTCAAGCACGGTCGGCTTCGGCACCACCTTCAACATCTTCTTCCCCCGCATGGCCCGGGAGGGCGCCGGCCCCGAACCCGGAGAGCACGAGCACCGCGTCACCCCCGGCAGCGGCACCATCCTCCTGGTGGAGGACGAGGAGGCGCTGTGCGCGCTGACGGCCCGGATGCTGGGCACCCTGGGCTACCGGGTCGTCGCGACCGGCTCCCCGGAGGAGGCCATCGCGCTCTGCGCCGGGGGCGCCCCGGGCGGTATCGACCTGATCCTGACCGACATCATCATGCCGGGGATGAACGGCAAGGAGATGTGCGACCGGATCCGGGAACTGCGCCCCGACACCCCGACGCTGTTCATGTCGGGCTACACCGCGGACATCATCTGCGCACGGGGGATACCCGAGGGGGAATTGCCCTACCTGCAGAAGCCGTTCAACCTGCAGAAGCTGAGCCACATGGTCCGCGCCGCCATGGGATGA
- a CDS encoding TraB/GumN family protein has product MKRVIAGIMLVLWACTGAGAESSVWKARKGDSVLYLGGTCHLLREADFPLPAEFDRAYRASQVVVFETDLDKLQAPATRQRFLAKAMYGDGSTVDKHLSAKAYAALSAFSEANGIPMQSFAQFRPSMIVMTLTLMELMKMGVTQQGVDSVYHARAVADKKAVDGLETADQQIDYVVSMADGNEDAFVDYSIEDMKNMREQFALLIGAWRTGDAARLDELMSGELKTRQPALYKRLIVERNRNWLPVIEGYQKLRQTRFVLVGVGHLVGPDGIIEALRRKGYTVDKL; this is encoded by the coding sequence ATGAAGAGAGTCATAGCGGGTATCATGCTGGTCCTTTGGGCCTGTACCGGGGCCGGGGCCGAGTCGTCGGTGTGGAAGGCCCGGAAGGGCGACAGCGTCCTCTACCTGGGGGGGACCTGCCATCTGCTGCGGGAGGCGGATTTCCCGCTGCCAGCCGAATTCGACCGGGCGTACCGGGCCTCCCAGGTCGTGGTGTTCGAGACCGACCTGGACAAGCTCCAGGCCCCGGCGACCCGGCAGCGGTTTCTGGCAAAGGCCATGTACGGCGACGGCAGCACCGTGGACAAACACCTGTCCGCCAAGGCATACGCCGCCCTGAGCGCGTTTTCCGAGGCCAACGGCATCCCCATGCAGAGCTTCGCCCAGTTCAGGCCGTCCATGATCGTCATGACCCTGACCCTCATGGAATTGATGAAGATGGGGGTCACCCAGCAGGGGGTGGACAGCGTCTACCACGCGCGGGCAGTGGCGGACAAGAAGGCGGTGGACGGGCTGGAAACGGCCGATCAGCAGATCGACTACGTGGTCTCCATGGCGGACGGCAACGAGGACGCCTTTGTGGATTATTCCATCGAGGATATGAAGAACATGCGGGAGCAGTTCGCGCTCCTCATCGGCGCGTGGCGCACCGGGGATGCGGCCAGGCTGGACGAGCTGATGTCGGGGGAACTCAAAACGCGGCAGCCCGCGCTCTACAAGAGGCTGATCGTGGAGCGCAACCGGAACTGGCTGCCGGTGATCGAGGGGTACCAAAAGCTGCGCCAGACCCGGTTCGTCCTGGTGGGGGTGGGGCACCTGGTGGGGCCGGACGGCATCATCGAGGCCCTGCGCCGGAAGGGGTACACGGTGGATAAGCTGTAG
- a CDS encoding tetratricopeptide repeat protein — MGEARFILSPAEQQEFSHKGEGGDSESAYKMSLYYDFVALDHPKAIYWLKKAALNGHTLAQYNLGHSYLYEDVVKDKVKAKYWLKKAAQKNYTSAILLLKEFDNHRQPHQNRTHKTAHHSIKEHKG, encoded by the coding sequence ATGGGAGAGGCCCGTTTTATTTTGTCACCCGCCGAGCAGCAGGAATTCAGTCATAAAGGAGAGGGTGGAGACTCCGAGTCAGCCTATAAGATGTCCCTGTATTATGATTTTGTGGCGCTCGATCACCCGAAGGCAATATACTGGCTAAAGAAGGCAGCACTAAATGGTCATACACTCGCTCAATATAATCTGGGGCATTCATACCTTTACGAAGATGTCGTAAAAGATAAAGTAAAAGCCAAATATTGGTTAAAAAAGGCTGCCCAAAAGAATTATACCTCGGCAATTTTGTTACTCAAAGAATTTGATAATCACAGGCAGCCTCATCAGAATCGAACCCACAAAACCGCGCACCACAGCATAAAGGAGCACAAGGGATGA
- a CDS encoding DUF3592 domain-containing protein, with protein MKASGVIVGYGGGVGKRGTEPPPLVRFETHDGRSVTFKSLYQPHYSGFSLGQTVPVLYDRKVPQQAEIDSPARLWGE; from the coding sequence GTGAAGGCCAGCGGCGTGATCGTCGGGTACGGGGGCGGGGTGGGGAAGCGCGGCACAGAGCCGCCTCCGCTGGTCCGGTTCGAAACCCACGACGGCCGCTCCGTCACCTTCAAATCCCTATACCAGCCCCATTACAGCGGTTTTTCCCTGGGGCAGACCGTGCCGGTCCTCTACGACCGGAAGGTGCCGCAGCAGGCCGAGATCGACAGCCCGGCGCGGCTCTGGGGGGAATGA
- a CDS encoding MFS transporter: MKDFNLFSPRRDRTAAMPFIMLTVLIDVASIGLIIPVLPPLVGSFTGSQADQAFWFGVVVFAFGFANFFGSPILGALSDAYGRRPVLLLGFCGLGLTFFATGLATAIWMLIAVRLVGGAMQANAAVCNAYVADITPPEERARRFGHLGAMFGVGFIIGPVLGGLLGAISLQLPFFVAGGLAMVNWLYGYFVLPESLPLERRRPFHWRQATPLTSLRTLAGLSGVGRLVAVVALSGLAQFVMFTGWVLYTTFKFGWGPRENGWSLAAVGLMSLVVQGFMLGRLLKFMSPRRLAVAGLLSSTVAFVLWGMATQGWMMYAVIFLNILGFTITAALQSIISGAAGPRNQGQIMGAVNSVNSLASVFAPLFGAPLLAMVSHLPRGDWRIGAPFYFCAALQAASLTLAFFHFRSERGRPAAGAAQGAQP; the protein is encoded by the coding sequence ATGAAGGATTTCAACCTGTTTTCACCCCGCCGCGACCGTACCGCGGCCATGCCGTTCATCATGCTCACCGTGCTGATCGACGTGGCGTCCATCGGCCTGATCATCCCCGTGCTTCCCCCGCTGGTGGGCAGTTTCACCGGCTCCCAGGCGGACCAGGCGTTCTGGTTCGGCGTGGTGGTGTTCGCCTTCGGGTTCGCCAACTTCTTCGGCTCGCCGATCCTGGGGGCGCTCTCCGACGCCTATGGCCGCCGCCCCGTGCTGCTGCTCGGTTTCTGCGGGCTGGGGCTCACCTTTTTCGCCACCGGGCTCGCCACGGCCATCTGGATGCTCATCGCGGTGCGGCTGGTGGGGGGCGCCATGCAGGCCAATGCGGCGGTGTGCAACGCCTACGTGGCCGACATCACCCCCCCGGAGGAGCGGGCCCGACGTTTCGGCCACCTGGGGGCCATGTTCGGCGTCGGCTTCATCATCGGCCCGGTCCTGGGGGGACTCTTGGGCGCCATCTCCCTGCAGCTCCCCTTTTTCGTGGCCGGCGGTCTGGCCATGGTCAACTGGCTTTACGGCTACTTCGTGCTCCCCGAGTCGCTCCCCCTGGAGCGCCGCCGTCCGTTCCACTGGCGGCAGGCCACCCCCCTGACCTCGCTGCGCACCCTGGCCGGGCTGAGCGGGGTGGGGCGGCTGGTGGCCGTGGTCGCCCTGAGCGGGCTGGCCCAATTCGTCATGTTCACCGGCTGGGTGCTGTACACCACCTTCAAATTCGGCTGGGGACCGCGGGAAAACGGCTGGTCCCTGGCGGCGGTGGGCCTCATGTCGCTGGTGGTGCAGGGGTTCATGCTGGGGCGCCTGCTGAAGTTCATGAGTCCGCGCCGCCTGGCGGTGGCCGGGCTGTTGTCGTCGACCGTGGCCTTCGTGCTGTGGGGCATGGCCACCCAGGGGTGGATGATGTACGCGGTGATCTTCCTGAACATACTCGGCTTCACCATTACGGCGGCGCTCCAGAGCATCATCTCCGGCGCCGCCGGGCCCCGCAACCAGGGGCAGATCATGGGGGCGGTCAACTCGGTGAACAGCCTCGCGTCCGTATTCGCGCCCCTGTTCGGCGCGCCGCTTTTGGCCATGGTGTCCCATCTGCCCCGGGGCGACTGGCGCATCGGGGCGCCGTTCTACTTCTGCGCCGCGCTCCAGGCCGCTTCCCTGACCCTGGCGTTTTTCCACTTCCGCAGCGAGCGGGGCCGCCCCGCGGCGGGTGCGGCCCAAGGGGCACAACCATGA
- a CDS encoding ABC transporter substrate-binding protein: MGYTSFVRIVVCTWLCLPWLFGMAGCSREASAPLQIATNVWPGYEPLYLARALGYCPESAVRFHEMTSAADVLKAFRNHAIDAAALTLDEALLLVQDGIDVRVLFVTDISHGADAILARPGIGSVRDLKGKRVGVESMALGAYVLTRALDQAGLAPRDVTIVPVAVQEHERAYATGEIDAAVTFEPARTRLLALGARSIFDSRRIPDEIVDVVVVRADILRTRSDQVKALEDGWFRALKYLRANPDHTARLMGMREGLTGAQFSAALAGLVIPDRNENDRLLSGALLPPARRLADVMFRGKLLERPVDPARLVVRRP, encoded by the coding sequence ATGGGGTACACATCGTTTGTCCGGATCGTGGTTTGCACCTGGCTCTGCCTGCCGTGGCTCTTCGGCATGGCGGGGTGCAGCAGGGAGGCGTCCGCCCCCCTGCAGATCGCCACCAATGTCTGGCCCGGCTACGAGCCGCTCTACCTGGCCCGCGCCCTGGGCTACTGCCCGGAATCGGCGGTGCGCTTCCACGAGATGACCAGTGCCGCCGACGTGCTGAAGGCGTTCCGCAACCACGCCATCGACGCGGCCGCCCTGACCCTGGACGAGGCGCTCCTGCTGGTGCAGGACGGGATCGACGTGCGCGTTCTCTTCGTGACGGACATTTCCCACGGCGCCGACGCCATCCTGGCCCGTCCCGGCATCGGGAGCGTCCGCGACCTGAAGGGGAAACGGGTCGGCGTCGAATCCATGGCCCTTGGCGCCTATGTCCTCACCCGAGCCCTCGACCAGGCCGGCCTCGCCCCCCGGGATGTGACCATCGTGCCGGTTGCGGTGCAGGAGCACGAGCGCGCCTACGCCACGGGCGAGATCGACGCGGCGGTCACCTTCGAGCCCGCCCGGACGCGGCTTCTGGCCCTGGGTGCGCGCAGCATCTTCGACAGCCGCCGGATTCCGGACGAGATCGTCGATGTGGTCGTGGTGCGCGCCGATATACTGCGAACCCGCTCCGACCAGGTAAAGGCACTGGAAGACGGGTGGTTCAGGGCGCTTAAGTACCTGCGCGCCAACCCCGACCATACCGCCCGGCTCATGGGCATGCGCGAGGGGCTGACCGGCGCCCAGTTCTCGGCGGCCCTGGCCGGGCTCGTCATTCCCGACAGGAACGAAAACGACCGGCTCCTGTCCGGCGCCCTGCTCCCCCCGGCCCGACGGCTGGCCGACGTCATGTTCCGGGGAAAACTGCTGGAGCGGCCGGTGGACCCGGCGCGGCTCGTCGTCAGGAGGCCCTAG